The Saprospiraceae bacterium genome includes a window with the following:
- the ltrA gene encoding group II intron reverse transcriptase/maturase, translating into MQPAGQGEGNNSSLFNDELPVWYDGSGKVCPKWTSRCWQEREQTMNVLEEIASLRNLVKAYRHVKTNAGSPGVDGIDVKEFGKWFRTHHGALKTEILNGDYRPSLVRGVEIPKPKGGKRLLGIPTVKDRVVQQAISQVMVRYYEVTFTESSHGFRPSRGTESALKLAQSHVKTGKTRVVDIDLEKFFDEVNHSRLMWHLSLRMGDKRLLDLIRKILRSGILLGGVSHQRIKGTPQGSPLSPLLSNIVLDELDQELARRGLSYVRYADDVLIFVRSKQSAERVYVSISEYITKKMRLKVNVEKSGVRKVHEVAFLGHSLGGGGRLYLSKPSELRLKSKLKDLTSRRRGISLDQLIKEVNSLLRGWLQYFKRSEMKSKIERINSWLKRRIRCFRIKQCKRKIGIVRFLRSQGVSEKLSWLTALSGKGWWRLSNTPGTNIGMNNEWFTKIGYYDLVSNYNHLHKST; encoded by the coding sequence ATGCAACCTGCTGGACAGGGAGAAGGAAATAATAGCAGCCTATTCAATGATGAACTACCCGTATGGTACGACGGAAGTGGAAAGGTATGTCCGAAGTGGACTTCCAGATGCTGGCAAGAGAGAGAACAGACGATGAACGTACTGGAAGAGATAGCGTCGCTAAGGAATCTAGTAAAAGCCTACCGACACGTGAAAACGAACGCAGGTAGTCCGGGAGTAGATGGAATAGATGTCAAGGAGTTCGGAAAATGGTTTAGAACGCACCATGGAGCACTAAAGACAGAAATCCTAAACGGAGACTATCGCCCTTCATTAGTACGTGGAGTAGAGATACCGAAACCCAAAGGGGGCAAAAGGCTACTGGGCATACCGACGGTAAAAGACCGAGTTGTACAGCAAGCAATCAGCCAAGTGATGGTAAGGTATTATGAAGTTACATTTACGGAAAGCAGCCATGGATTTAGGCCAAGCCGTGGAACAGAGAGCGCACTAAAGTTAGCCCAGTCACACGTTAAAACAGGGAAGACACGAGTAGTCGACATCGACTTAGAGAAATTCTTTGATGAAGTGAATCATAGCCGATTGATGTGGCATCTGAGTTTACGGATGGGTGACAAACGATTACTAGACCTAATCAGAAAGATACTACGTAGTGGCATACTGTTAGGTGGCGTATCGCATCAACGGATAAAGGGGACACCACAAGGAAGCCCACTGAGTCCGTTGTTATCCAACATCGTATTAGATGAACTGGACCAAGAACTGGCTAGGCGTGGACTGAGTTATGTAAGATACGCAGATGACGTTTTGATCTTTGTAAGAAGTAAACAAAGTGCCGAACGGGTATATGTTAGCATCAGCGAATACATAACTAAGAAAATGCGTCTGAAAGTAAATGTAGAAAAGAGCGGAGTACGGAAAGTACATGAAGTAGCGTTTTTAGGTCATAGTCTAGGTGGTGGTGGTCGCCTTTATCTAAGTAAGCCGAGCGAATTACGACTTAAGTCGAAGCTAAAAGATCTGACATCACGTCGACGTGGGATCAGTCTGGATCAGTTGATAAAGGAAGTAAATAGCTTATTGCGTGGTTGGTTACAATACTTCAAGAGATCAGAAATGAAATCGAAGATAGAAAGAATCAACAGCTGGCTGAAAAGACGAATAAGATGCTTTAGGATAAAACAATGCAAACGCAAGATTGGTATTGTCAGATTCCTAAGGAGCCAAGGCGTAAGTGAGAAATTGAGCTGGCTGACAGCCCTAAGTGGCAAAGGCTGGTGGCGTCTATCAAACACTCCAGGCACCAATATCGGGATGAATAACGAGTGGTTTACAAAGATTGGATACTACGATTTAGTCTCCAACTACAACCATCTGCACAAATCCACCTAA